Below is a genomic region from Isosphaeraceae bacterium EP7.
TCAAGCTTCGGGACCACCTCGACGATGTCCACCGCCGGATCGCCCTCCTGGCCTCGGAACTGAACACCGCCCTGGATGAGTCCGAAGTCGATGATTGACGCACCCGCCCGGAATACGCGACCCGACCCCGCCGAGGCCAGGCGACGCTTGGGCGAGGCCGCTACGTCCTTGCTGGGCTGGGGCCTCGCGGGCATCGTTGCGCTCGGGGCCCTGGCCATCTGGCACCTGGTCCGGCGCGGTCGCCTGATCCGAGACGGGCTCGCCCCGCCCAGGGACGTGCAGCTCCCCGAGATTCCCGACGGCTTCCCTCGGGACAAGTCATGACCACCGCACGATTCAGGCCCCACGAGCGCCTGCGAGACTCGGCCGCGTTTCGTCGCGCCTTCGACCGGCGGAAGTCGGCCTCCGACGAGCGCCTGATTGTCCACGCCTCGGAGAACGGCATGGACTGCGCCCGGATCGGCATCGTCGTCTCGCGCAAGCGGATGCGGCACGCCACCGACCGCAACCACTTCAAGCGGATCGTCCGCGAGACCTTCCGCCTGACCCGCGCCGAGTGGCCCGTCGGCTTCGACTACATCGTCCTGCCACGCGGCAAGACCCCCACCCTCGCCGAGACCATCGCCAACCTCCCCGCCCTGGCCCGGGCCGTCGCCCGCCGACTTGCCAAGAACGTCGGCCCCGCCGCGACACCCCCCGAACCGCCGAAGCAGCCGTGAGTCGGCCCAGCTTGCCATCCAGGGCCCTGATCGCCTCGATCCGCGCCTACCAGGCCACGTTCAGCCAGCTGCTCGGCCCCGCCTGCATCTACGAGCCGAGTTGCAGTCGCTACATGGTCGGCGCGATCGAGAAATATGGCCTCGTCCGCGGTGTCCTCAAGGGGCTGAGGCGGATTGGCCGCTGCCACCCCTGGGGACGAGGCGGCTTCGACCCCCCCTGAGCCGATGGGCGCTTGGGGGCTCCGAGGATCAGAAGGTCGGCTTGCCCTTGAGCAGCTCGTCTTCCCAGGCGTCGAGCAGGGGCCAGTCGACGGCACAGGTGCCGAAGTCGGCCATGTGGGTGTAGCCTTCCAGGCGGGCGATCGTGGCGTCGAGCAGGGCGTTGTCCTTGCGGAAGATCGGGCCGTGGGAAGGGAGGATGAATTTGGCGTCGCAGTCGCGGATGCGCTGGAGGCTGGCGATGTAGTCGACCAGGTTCGAGCCGTGGTGGGCGTCGATCACGCCGACGCAGCCGTCGCGGAAGATGTTGTCGCCGGAGAAGAGCAGGTCGCCCATCCGGAAGCTGAGCTGGCCGTCGGTGTGGCCCGGGGTGCTCCAGACTTCCAGCGACTTGTCGCCGACGGTCAGGACGTCACCCTCGTTGATGACCTGATCCACCTTGCACTTGGGCATCTTGATGTGGATGTTCTGGGCATCGATCCGGGCGTAGGTCGTGATCTCGTCGGCCTCTTCGAGCGGCTTGACGCTCTTGGGGTGCGCCAGGACCTTGGTGCGGAGCACGTCGCGGGCGCGGGCCAGGCCCTGGGTGTGGTCGACGTCGGCGTGCGTGGCGAGGATGAACTTGCAGGCGGAGAAGCTGAAGTTCATCTGCCGGATCAGCTCCAGCACGTCGGGAAGCTCATCCAGGAAGCCGACGTCGATGATCGCGAACTCGGTGCCGCCGTCGATGATGTAGATGTTGACGCCAAGCCGCCTGCGTGCCTGGACATTCAGCTCGA
It encodes:
- the rnpA gene encoding ribonuclease P protein component — protein: MTTARFRPHERLRDSAAFRRAFDRRKSASDERLIVHASENGMDCARIGIVVSRKRMRHATDRNHFKRIVRETFRLTRAEWPVGFDYIVLPRGKTPTLAETIANLPALARAVARRLAKNVGPAATPPEPPKQP
- the yidD gene encoding membrane protein insertion efficiency factor YidD, which encodes MSRPSLPSRALIASIRAYQATFSQLLGPACIYEPSCSRYMVGAIEKYGLVRGVLKGLRRIGRCHPWGRGGFDPP
- a CDS encoding MBL fold metallo-hydrolase, whose amino-acid sequence is MVERQYVFPGVIELNVQARRRLGVNIYIIDGGTEFAIIDVGFLDELPDVLELIRQMNFSFSACKFILATHADVDHTQGLARARDVLRTKVLAHPKSVKPLEEADEITTYARIDAQNIHIKMPKCKVDQVINEGDVLTVGDKSLEVWSTPGHTDGQLSFRMGDLLFSGDNIFRDGCVGVIDAHHGSNLVDYIASLQRIRDCDAKFILPSHGPIFRKDNALLDATIARLEGYTHMADFGTCAVDWPLLDAWEDELLKGKPTF